From a single Miscanthus floridulus cultivar M001 chromosome 8, ASM1932011v1, whole genome shotgun sequence genomic region:
- the LOC136472049 gene encoding uncharacterized protein, translated as MPPPSSSFGSFVNPPKPTGARQAKHARYKTLPNPDSREQSSHRIRGTAKDLKLRIVSNQRRARRRGPAPPHRHQHRGLRCHTPPAMSTPASRAMTIGLTVMLVSVCAGMHVGAGGFGLILCFMGVLVGASLVAAGVSMNDGPARIVPVVSGGARAFAVFVRRNTATVGLVMASCAVTAVSGEEDPVLCFAMFSLLLLAVSLNMGARGE; from the exons ATGCCCCCACCCAGCTCGAGCTTTGGGAGCTTCGTCAACCCTCCAAAACCCACCGGCGCAAGGCAAGCAAAACACGCCCGCTATAAAACCCTCCCGAACCCGGACTCCCGTGAGCAGAGCAGCCACAGGATACGGGGAACTGCGAAGGACCTCAAGCTCCGAATCGTCAGCAATCAGCGTCGCGCTCGCCGCAGAGGGCCCGCGCCTCCTCACCGCCACCAACACCG AGGACTACGGTGCCACACGCCGCCGGCGATGAGCACTCCGGCCAGCAGGGCGATGACCATCGGCCTCACCGTCATGCTGGTTTCTGTATGCGCTGGCATGCATGTCGGCGCTGGCGGGTTCGGCTTAATCCTCTGCTTTATGGGAGTCCTCGTCGGCGCCAGCCTCGTCGCCGCCGGCGTCAGCATGAACGACGGCCCTGCGCGCATCGTTCCGGTGGTGTCCGGAGGTGCACGAGCTTTCGCGGTGTTCGTGCGCCGCAACACCGCCACCGTGGGGCTCGTCATGGCTTCCTGTGCTGTCACGGCGGTCTCCGGCGAGGAAGACCCGGTGCTCTGCTTCGCCATGTTCTCCCTACTCCTTCTCGCGGTCTCCCTGAACATGGGAGCCCGTGGTGAATAA